The following are encoded in a window of Kitasatospora sp. NBC_01250 genomic DNA:
- a CDS encoding ABC transporter permease, with translation MTVLTPTPAPAATRAAAPLAPAARLLPALAAVYRAQLARAKVARIPLMFVASFQSIGILVMMRGVVDSGDNPSARAVVAGSSVLVVAFVALNLLAQYFGRLRATGGLDHYATLPVPAASVVLGAAAAYASFTLPGALVTAGFGAVLFGLSPAHLWVLLVVVPLAGAALSGIGAALGLLAPKQELATMAGQLGMSAALLLGVLPASHLPTAVRALRDLLPSTYGVDAFAATFARRPDWALVLGDLAVCAGVGVLSLAIATWSYRRATTR, from the coding sequence GTGACCGTACTCACCCCCACCCCCGCGCCGGCCGCCACCCGTGCCGCCGCCCCGCTGGCTCCGGCCGCCCGGCTGCTGCCCGCGCTCGCGGCGGTCTACCGGGCCCAGCTGGCCCGCGCCAAGGTGGCCCGGATCCCGCTGATGTTCGTCGCCAGCTTCCAGTCCATCGGCATCCTGGTGATGATGCGCGGGGTGGTCGACAGCGGTGACAACCCCTCGGCGCGCGCGGTGGTGGCGGGCTCCAGCGTGCTGGTGGTCGCCTTCGTGGCACTCAACCTGCTCGCCCAGTACTTCGGCCGGCTGCGCGCCACCGGCGGCCTGGACCACTACGCGACGCTGCCCGTCCCGGCAGCCTCCGTGGTGCTCGGCGCGGCGGCGGCCTACGCCTCCTTCACGCTGCCGGGGGCGCTGGTCACGGCGGGCTTCGGCGCGGTGCTCTTCGGGCTCTCGCCGGCGCACCTGTGGGTGCTGCTGGTGGTGGTCCCGCTGGCCGGCGCCGCGCTCTCCGGCATCGGCGCGGCGCTCGGCCTGCTCGCCCCCAAGCAGGAGCTGGCCACCATGGCCGGGCAGCTCGGCATGTCCGCTGCGCTGCTGCTCGGCGTGCTGCCCGCCTCGCACCTGCCGACGGCGGTGCGGGCGCTGCGCGACCTGCTCCCGTCCACCTACGGGGTGGACGCCTTCGCCGCCACCTTCGCGCGCCGGCCCGACTGGGCGCTGGTGCTGGGCGATCTGGCGGTCTGCGCGGGCGTCGGCGTGCTCTCGCTGGCAATCGCGACATGGTCCTACCGCCGCGCCACGACCCGCTAG
- the ybaK gene encoding Cys-tRNA(Pro) deacylase encodes MAKAKKSKGGTPATVTLEAAGVPFALHAYEHDQGAASYGGEAAQALGVDPLRVFKTLVAEVDGALTVGVVPVAGQLDLKALATAVGGKRAAMADPAAAERSSGYVRGGISPLGQRKALPTVLDASALAHDTIYVSAGRRGLEVELAPADLLRLTGAVSAEIGRG; translated from the coding sequence ATGGCGAAGGCGAAGAAGAGCAAGGGCGGCACCCCCGCCACCGTGACCCTGGAGGCCGCGGGCGTGCCGTTCGCCCTGCACGCCTACGAGCACGACCAGGGGGCCGCCTCCTACGGCGGCGAGGCGGCCCAGGCGCTGGGCGTCGACCCGCTGCGGGTGTTCAAGACGCTGGTGGCCGAGGTCGACGGCGCCCTGACGGTCGGCGTGGTGCCGGTGGCCGGGCAGCTGGACCTGAAGGCGCTGGCCACCGCCGTGGGCGGCAAGCGCGCCGCGATGGCCGACCCGGCGGCGGCCGAGCGCAGCAGCGGGTACGTGCGCGGCGGGATCTCGCCGCTGGGGCAGCGCAAGGCGCTGCCCACGGTGCTGGACGCGAGCGCGCTGGCCCACGACACGATCTACGTGTCCGCGGGCCGGCGCGGTCTGGAGGTGGAGCTGGCGCCCGCCGACCTACTGCGGCTGACGGGTGCTGTCAGCGCCGAGATCGGCCGGGGCTGA
- a CDS encoding LON peptidase substrate-binding domain-containing protein, producing the protein MTERLPIFPLNAVLYPGLVLPLHVFEERYRRLVADLLAGPEDQPRRFGVLAIKDGREVAPVTESDEPAGPLDGLGTATGDPLEALHHIGCVADVASITPQQDGRYELLITGTTRFRLREVETGGPYLTGRCELIEEEQGTGAGALAGGVERAFRAYQKRLAGARQASLTGDQELPDDPQVLSYLVAAASVLEVPVKQQLLACPDTTTRLSTELELLRRETALLAWLPSVPAVELTRQAFSPN; encoded by the coding sequence GTGACAGAACGGCTGCCGATCTTCCCGCTGAATGCCGTGCTCTACCCCGGGCTGGTGCTCCCCCTGCACGTGTTCGAGGAGCGCTACCGCCGCCTGGTCGCCGATCTGCTCGCCGGGCCGGAGGACCAGCCGCGGCGGTTCGGCGTGCTGGCGATCAAGGACGGCCGCGAGGTCGCCCCGGTCACCGAGAGCGACGAACCGGCGGGTCCCCTGGACGGCCTCGGCACGGCCACCGGCGATCCGCTGGAGGCGCTGCACCACATCGGCTGCGTGGCCGACGTCGCCTCGATCACCCCGCAGCAGGACGGCCGCTACGAGCTGCTGATCACCGGCACCACCCGGTTCCGGCTGCGCGAGGTGGAGACCGGCGGCCCGTATCTGACGGGCCGGTGCGAGCTGATCGAGGAGGAGCAGGGCACCGGGGCCGGTGCGCTGGCCGGCGGTGTGGAGCGGGCGTTCCGGGCGTACCAGAAGCGGCTGGCCGGTGCCCGGCAGGCCAGTCTGACCGGCGACCAGGAGCTGCCCGACGACCCGCAGGTGCTCTCCTACCTGGTGGCGGCGGCCTCGGTGCTGGAGGTGCCGGTCAAGCAGCAGCTGCTGGCCTGCCCCGACACGACGACCCGGCTGAGCACCGAGCTGGAGCTGCTGCGCCGGGAGACCGCGCTGCTGGCCTGGCTGCCCTCGGTACCGGCGGTGGAGCTGACCCGGCAGGCCTTCAGCCCGAACTGA
- a CDS encoding alpha/beta hydrolase family protein — MSAMIEAVTGTPRRRRPRSGLVLAAALLATMGAVGTAGAASAQPGTGGPAAVAAGPTRQARVALPAPSGPHQVGTVSLHLVDTSRPDPWVATQPDRELMVSIRYPARDADRYPLAPQLTAGEAAAFPGQYLNADDVPLDRVDWSATLTHAHQGAPVDRRGGPLPVVLYSPGAGDPRSLNSTLADDLASRGFVVVTIDHTYEAPAVEFPGHRVVTSVLRDQAGQVGNDPAKITALLKKVVGVRVADTRFVLDQLDALAAGRNPDADHQQLPQGLAGALDPDRIGMFGQSGGGFTAIQAMHDDPRIKVAADLDGLLGYVGDDNDSANPSTAATDGVDRPVLLLGSQGDDIRTDPSWGALWDHSTGWHRDLTLSGSTETTMTDKESMLPQIVRQLNLPPDTVTKALGTIAPTRAVAEQRAYLASFFDRWLRGTDDHLLDGPSAAYPDVEFAG, encoded by the coding sequence ATGTCCGCCATGATCGAGGCCGTCACCGGCACCCCCCGGCGTCGTCGGCCGCGCAGCGGGCTGGTGCTCGCGGCGGCGCTGCTGGCCACCATGGGCGCGGTCGGCACGGCCGGTGCCGCCTCGGCACAGCCCGGGACGGGCGGGCCGGCCGCGGTGGCGGCCGGCCCGACGCGGCAGGCCCGGGTGGCACTGCCCGCGCCCAGCGGCCCGCACCAGGTCGGCACGGTCTCGCTGCACCTGGTGGACACCTCGCGGCCCGACCCGTGGGTCGCCACGCAGCCCGATCGCGAGCTGATGGTCAGCATCCGCTACCCGGCCCGGGACGCCGACCGCTACCCGCTCGCGCCGCAGCTGACGGCGGGCGAGGCGGCGGCCTTCCCCGGCCAGTACCTGAACGCCGACGACGTGCCGCTCGACCGGGTCGACTGGTCGGCCACCCTCACCCACGCCCACCAGGGCGCGCCGGTGGACCGGCGCGGCGGCCCGCTCCCGGTGGTGCTCTACTCGCCGGGTGCCGGCGATCCCCGCTCGCTGAACAGCACCCTGGCCGACGACCTGGCCTCGCGCGGCTTCGTCGTGGTCACCATCGACCACACCTACGAGGCGCCGGCGGTGGAGTTCCCCGGCCACCGGGTGGTCACCAGCGTCCTGCGGGACCAGGCCGGCCAGGTCGGGAACGACCCGGCGAAGATCACCGCGCTGCTGAAGAAGGTGGTCGGGGTGCGGGTGGCCGACACCCGCTTCGTGCTCGACCAGCTGGACGCGCTGGCCGCCGGACGGAACCCGGACGCCGACCACCAGCAGCTGCCCCAGGGGCTGGCCGGCGCGCTCGACCCGGACCGGATCGGCATGTTCGGCCAGTCCGGCGGCGGCTTCACGGCGATCCAGGCGATGCACGACGACCCGCGGATCAAGGTTGCCGCCGACCTGGACGGCCTGCTCGGCTACGTCGGGGACGACAACGACTCCGCCAACCCCTCGACGGCCGCCACCGACGGCGTGGACCGCCCGGTGCTGCTGCTGGGCAGCCAGGGCGACGACATCCGCACCGATCCGTCCTGGGGTGCGCTGTGGGACCACAGCACCGGCTGGCACCGCGACCTGACCCTGAGCGGCTCCACCGAGACGACCATGACCGACAAGGAGTCGATGCTGCCGCAGATCGTCCGGCAGCTGAACCTCCCGCCGGACACCGTCACCAAGGCCCTCGGCACCATCGCGCCCACCCGCGCCGTCGCCGAACAGCGGGCGTACCTGGCCTCGTTCTTCGACCGCTGGCTGCGGGGCACGGACGACCACCTGCTCGACGGGCCTTCGGCGGCGTACCCGGACGTGGAGTTCGCGGGGTAG
- a CDS encoding aspartate kinase — MSLIVQKYGGSSVHSTERIKRVAEHVVATRRQGHDVVVVVSAMGDTTDELLDLARALTPAAAPRELDVLLTTGERISNALMAIAIESLGTEARSFSGAQAGVRTTGAAGRARIVEVVPDRVRSALDRGAVAVVAGFQGISRDTGDVTTLGRGGSDTTAVALAAALKADLCEIYTDVDGVYSADPRLVPDARLLENVGYEVMHELAMSGAKVLAPRSVAYAARHQVPIRVRSSFSTNPGTMVAGSADLPPAEHSSVTGVAHDSSKARITLAGVPDAPELTSRILHLVADVEAELHFAVRGRTDISLVLPAADGPPALRALRQECADLGVEELHYDEQIGKVSLVGNGLLSHPGVLATCCETLTEAGVHLETITTSDIRITALCPAPQLPHAVRAWHTAFALAAPELATVHAGSGR, encoded by the coding sequence ATGAGTCTGATCGTGCAGAAGTACGGCGGCTCCTCCGTGCACAGCACGGAACGGATCAAGCGGGTCGCCGAACACGTCGTGGCCACCCGGCGACAGGGGCACGACGTGGTCGTGGTGGTCTCCGCCATGGGCGACACCACGGACGAACTCCTCGACCTGGCAAGAGCCTTGACGCCAGCGGCGGCCCCGCGCGAGCTGGACGTGCTGCTGACCACGGGCGAGCGCATCTCCAACGCGCTGATGGCCATCGCCATCGAGTCCCTGGGCACCGAGGCGCGCTCCTTCTCGGGCGCGCAGGCCGGCGTCCGCACCACCGGCGCGGCCGGGCGGGCGCGGATCGTCGAGGTGGTCCCGGACCGGGTCCGCAGCGCCCTGGACCGGGGCGCGGTCGCCGTGGTCGCCGGATTCCAGGGGATCAGCCGCGACACCGGGGACGTCACCACCCTGGGCCGCGGCGGCTCGGACACCACCGCGGTCGCGCTGGCCGCCGCGCTCAAGGCCGACCTCTGCGAGATCTACACCGACGTGGACGGCGTCTACAGCGCGGACCCGCGCCTGGTGCCCGACGCGCGACTGCTGGAGAACGTCGGCTACGAGGTGATGCACGAACTGGCCATGAGCGGCGCCAAGGTGCTCGCGCCGCGCAGCGTCGCGTACGCCGCCCGGCACCAGGTCCCGATCCGCGTCCGGTCCTCGTTCAGCACCAACCCCGGCACCATGGTGGCCGGTTCGGCGGACCTCCCGCCCGCCGAACACTCCAGCGTCACCGGCGTGGCGCACGACTCCTCGAAGGCGAGGATCACCCTCGCCGGGGTTCCGGACGCGCCCGAGCTCACCAGCCGGATCCTGCACCTGGTGGCCGACGTCGAGGCCGAACTCCACTTCGCCGTCCGGGGCCGGACCGACATCTCCCTCGTCCTGCCCGCGGCCGACGGACCACCCGCCCTGCGCGCGCTGCGGCAGGAGTGCGCGGACCTCGGCGTCGAGGAGCTGCACTACGACGAGCAGATCGGCAAGGTCTCCCTCGTCGGCAACGGCCTGCTCTCCCACCCCGGTGTGCTGGCCACCTGCTGCGAGACCCTCACCGAGGCCGGCGTGCACCTGGAGACCATCACCACCTCCGACATCCGCATCACCGCCCTCTGCCCCGCCCCCCAACTCCCCCACGCCGTCCGCGCCTGGCACACCGCCTTCGCCCTCGCCGCCCCCGAACTGGCCACCGTCCATGCGGGCAGCGGTCGCTGA
- a CDS encoding diaminobutyrate--2-oxoglutarate transaminase family protein — protein MTSFHQLDARTAPHVTGDLPGPRSAEYLARQQGYESNARSYPRRLPIAIAQAAGSLVQDVDGNVFIDFLAGAGVLSLGHNHPELVAAVTAQLGVLTHGLDFPTPVREAFVEAQLSLLPEPMRDRMKIHFCGPTGANAVDAALKLCKTATGRGDVITFQGGFHGSSHAAMALTGLVSQKRPIANGVPGVHFFPYSYCARCPLGLTPDSCATNCVTYLERALTDGNGGVPLPAAVVMEMIQGEGGIIPATTDFVRRVRTLTRELGIPLVVDEVQTGCGRTGTWFAFEEYGIEPDVIIASKALSGIGAPVALILYDAALDTWAPGAHTGTFRGNQLAFAAGVAAARIVQRDDVLGNVLRRGEQIADLLKPLLDDPWVLDVRGRGLIRGIEFADPATGRPAGALAAAVQRAALQRGLIVEVGGREDAVVRLMPPLNVTAATVETACSILLDAIRTAKATQSEV, from the coding sequence ATGACCTCGTTCCACCAGCTCGACGCCCGCACCGCCCCCCACGTGACCGGCGACCTGCCGGGCCCCCGCTCCGCCGAGTACCTGGCCCGCCAGCAGGGCTACGAGTCCAACGCCCGCAGCTACCCCAGGCGCCTGCCGATCGCCATCGCGCAGGCCGCCGGCAGCCTGGTCCAGGACGTGGACGGCAACGTCTTCATCGACTTCCTGGCCGGCGCCGGCGTGCTCTCGCTCGGCCACAACCACCCCGAACTGGTGGCCGCCGTCACCGCGCAGCTCGGCGTGCTCACCCACGGACTGGACTTCCCCACCCCCGTGCGGGAGGCCTTCGTCGAAGCCCAACTGTCCCTGCTGCCGGAACCGATGCGCGATCGCATGAAGATCCACTTCTGCGGGCCCACCGGCGCCAACGCCGTGGACGCCGCGCTCAAGCTGTGCAAGACCGCGACCGGCCGCGGCGACGTCATCACCTTCCAGGGCGGCTTCCACGGCAGCAGCCACGCGGCGATGGCGCTCACCGGGCTGGTCTCGCAGAAGCGGCCGATCGCCAACGGCGTGCCCGGCGTGCACTTCTTCCCGTACTCCTACTGCGCCCGCTGCCCCCTCGGCCTGACCCCCGACAGCTGCGCCACCAACTGCGTCACCTACCTGGAGCGGGCGCTGACCGACGGCAACGGCGGCGTGCCGCTGCCCGCCGCCGTGGTGATGGAGATGATCCAGGGCGAGGGCGGCATCATCCCCGCCACCACCGACTTCGTCCGCCGGGTCCGCACGCTCACCCGTGAACTCGGCATCCCGCTGGTGGTCGACGAGGTGCAGACCGGCTGCGGCCGCACCGGGACCTGGTTCGCCTTCGAGGAGTACGGCATCGAGCCGGACGTCATCATCGCCTCCAAGGCGCTCAGCGGCATCGGCGCCCCGGTCGCGCTCATCCTGTACGACGCCGCGCTCGACACCTGGGCGCCCGGCGCCCACACCGGGACCTTCCGCGGCAACCAACTGGCCTTCGCCGCCGGGGTGGCGGCCGCACGCATCGTCCAGCGGGACGACGTCCTGGGCAACGTCCTGCGGCGCGGCGAGCAGATCGCCGACCTGCTCAAGCCGCTGCTGGACGACCCCTGGGTGCTCGACGTGCGCGGGCGCGGGCTGATCCGGGGCATCGAGTTCGCCGACCCCGCCACCGGACGTCCCGCGGGCGCGCTCGCCGCCGCCGTCCAACGCGCCGCGCTGCAGCGGGGGTTGATCGTGGAGGTCGGCGGGCGCGAGGACGCCGTGGTGCGGCTGATGCCGCCGCTCAACGTCACGGCGGCCACCGTGGAGACCGCCTGTTCGATCCTGCTCGACGCGATCCGCACCGCAAAAGCCACTCAATCGGAGGTCTGA
- a CDS encoding Pls/PosA family non-ribosomal peptide synthetase gives MPRVESPSQHSEPRGGPDVSEPASHWILPSVPWLARYFERTCDRVPDNTAVSCGAVHLSYAELDRRANQLARLLRERGAGPGASVGILLERSPESYVTLLAVLKSGASYVPLDPSFPADRVGFIARDAGLCDLVTTSSMRHRTPELPCRVLELDGLADQLSMQSADRPNVAIDPSSVCYVIYTSGTTGRPKGVAVSHANIVNFLQSVAPIYQVREEDRVYQGLSLAFDFSVEEIWPAWVVGATLVAGPTDDRRVGEGLAAFLVEQAITVLCCVPTLLTTIEAEVSSLRSLLVSGEACPPDLVRRWSKPGRRFLNVYGPTESTVSATCGELSPRRPVTIGTPLPSYRVYLLDEKLRPVPEGESGEICIGGPGVAIGYLNRPELTAEKFVTNPVAHDRAQSPRIYRTGDLGRRTATGEIEFLGRIDTQVKIRGYRIELAEIEEVLREDPAVENAVVVPRELDGVVQDLVGYLTLAGGPAADGEELRERLHTTLRGRLPEYMIPSFVEVLAAFPLLAADKVDRSALPAPTSPPLAKRSRPHAPAETATERRLAAAWQEVLGLTQLSVEDDFFLDLGGHSMAAARLMSRLRRLPELSHLAMADLYGHPTVRALAGFVDRAAAEATAPQPERPQGPPPRRHTTLRTALCGSAQLVLLYAWLMAFGLPALVLLYRLLAAWHEPLARVAPGSPLDHLAHLGIGAFIPLEIGWTLLDLLLLPVLGCRLLLAGVRPGWYPLWGVTYLRFWLFTKVMATSPVALLAGSPLLPPFLRLLGARIGRGCHISTPFGLPRFVELGDHVSVGYGARVQSYTVEDGWLRLAPVRLGDGSCLGTNSVVLPGAVLGAGASVGEQSLVWADHAVPAGEHWAGAPASAQEAAPPVLQAMAEQPDERPWPLPVLAGFAGGALLLILLPLLIAAAGSALIGWVAWQDGFGSALLSTLAAGPVFVLTTCTLVVLIKRAVLPRVRAGIHTERSGFGVRKWIGDGLLATSLTLTHSLYSTLYLVPFLRLLGARTGRRSEVATISFVDPDMLIIGEESFVADVSVVAPAVFHRGRIALAPAEVGRRSFVGNGALLPGSCRMGDNSLLGVHSVAPARPVGPETTWLGSPAIFLPRREESRRFPSKYTYDPSPGLIAARLAIEYLRVTLPSTIAALVALGALYAGIALARTGSPLLLLLLGPALLLGAGLAATLLVVLLKWLVIGRYRPRVEPLWGIWVRRTELITGLFENLVVPALLNLLTGSPLAPWVLRLFGARIGRRVWLNTTYLTEFDLVEVGDDAAVGEVTSLQTHLFEDRVMKMSDVRVGRAASVGPRCVVLYDAEVGAGTCLDALSLVMKGEQLPPGTRWRGIPARRC, from the coding sequence ATGCCGAGAGTTGAATCGCCCTCGCAGCACAGCGAACCGCGGGGCGGCCCGGACGTTTCGGAGCCCGCCAGTCACTGGATTCTGCCGTCGGTCCCGTGGCTGGCCCGGTACTTCGAGCGGACCTGCGACCGGGTGCCGGACAATACCGCCGTCAGTTGCGGCGCCGTCCACCTCAGCTATGCCGAACTCGACCGTCGGGCCAATCAGCTGGCCCGGCTGCTGCGCGAGCGGGGAGCCGGGCCCGGCGCGAGCGTGGGAATTCTGCTGGAACGCTCCCCGGAGTCCTACGTCACCCTGCTCGCGGTCCTGAAGTCCGGTGCGTCCTACGTGCCGCTGGACCCCTCGTTCCCCGCCGACCGGGTCGGCTTCATCGCGCGCGACGCCGGGCTGTGCGACCTGGTGACCACCTCCTCGATGCGCCACCGGACCCCCGAGCTGCCCTGCCGGGTTCTCGAACTGGACGGGCTGGCAGACCAGTTGAGCATGCAGTCGGCAGACCGGCCGAACGTCGCGATCGACCCGTCGTCGGTCTGCTACGTCATCTACACCTCCGGAACCACCGGACGCCCCAAGGGCGTGGCCGTCTCGCACGCCAACATCGTCAACTTCCTGCAGTCCGTCGCCCCGATCTACCAGGTCCGCGAGGAGGACCGGGTCTACCAGGGGCTCTCGCTCGCCTTCGACTTCTCGGTCGAGGAGATCTGGCCCGCCTGGGTGGTGGGCGCCACCCTGGTGGCCGGGCCCACCGACGACCGGCGGGTGGGCGAGGGACTGGCCGCCTTCCTGGTCGAGCAGGCGATCACCGTGCTCTGCTGCGTGCCGACCCTGCTGACCACCATCGAGGCCGAGGTCTCCTCGCTGCGCAGCCTGCTGGTCAGCGGCGAGGCCTGCCCGCCCGACCTGGTCAGACGCTGGTCCAAGCCGGGCCGGCGGTTCCTGAACGTCTACGGGCCCACCGAGTCGACGGTCAGCGCCACCTGCGGCGAACTGTCGCCGCGCCGCCCGGTCACCATCGGCACCCCGCTGCCCAGCTACCGGGTCTACCTGCTCGACGAGAAGCTGCGCCCGGTGCCGGAGGGCGAGAGCGGGGAGATCTGCATCGGCGGCCCCGGCGTGGCGATCGGCTACCTCAACCGGCCCGAGCTCACCGCGGAGAAGTTCGTCACCAACCCGGTGGCGCACGACCGCGCGCAGAGCCCGCGGATCTACCGCACCGGCGACCTGGGCAGGCGCACCGCCACCGGCGAGATCGAGTTCCTGGGCCGGATCGACACCCAGGTCAAGATCCGCGGCTACCGGATCGAGCTGGCCGAGATCGAGGAGGTGCTCCGCGAGGACCCCGCCGTCGAGAACGCGGTGGTCGTGCCGCGCGAACTCGACGGCGTGGTGCAGGACCTGGTCGGCTACCTCACCCTGGCCGGCGGCCCCGCGGCGGACGGCGAGGAGCTGCGCGAGCGGCTGCACACCACGCTGCGCGGCCGGCTGCCGGAGTACATGATCCCCTCCTTCGTCGAAGTCCTGGCCGCCTTCCCGCTGCTGGCGGCGGACAAGGTCGACCGGTCCGCACTGCCCGCACCCACCTCGCCGCCGCTGGCCAAACGTTCCCGCCCGCACGCGCCCGCCGAAACCGCGACCGAACGCCGGCTGGCCGCCGCCTGGCAGGAGGTGCTCGGCCTCACCCAACTCTCCGTGGAGGACGACTTCTTCCTCGACCTGGGCGGCCACTCGATGGCCGCGGCCCGGCTCATGTCGCGGCTGCGCAGGCTGCCGGAGCTGTCCCACCTGGCCATGGCGGACCTCTACGGCCACCCCACGGTGCGCGCGCTGGCCGGCTTCGTCGACCGGGCCGCCGCCGAGGCCACCGCCCCGCAGCCCGAGCGGCCCCAGGGCCCGCCACCGCGCCGCCACACGACACTCCGGACGGCCCTCTGCGGCAGTGCCCAACTGGTGCTGCTGTATGCCTGGTTGATGGCCTTCGGGCTGCCCGCCCTGGTGCTGCTCTACCGGCTGCTGGCCGCCTGGCACGAGCCGCTCGCACGGGTGGCCCCCGGCAGCCCGCTGGACCACCTCGCGCACCTGGGGATCGGCGCGTTCATCCCGCTGGAGATCGGCTGGACACTGCTGGACCTGCTGCTGCTCCCGGTGCTGGGCTGCCGGCTGCTGCTGGCCGGCGTGCGGCCGGGCTGGTACCCGCTGTGGGGCGTGACCTACCTGCGGTTCTGGCTCTTCACCAAGGTGATGGCGACCTCGCCGGTCGCGCTGCTGGCCGGCTCACCGCTGCTGCCGCCGTTCCTGCGGCTGCTCGGCGCCCGGATCGGGCGCGGCTGCCACATCTCGACGCCCTTCGGCCTGCCCCGGTTCGTCGAACTCGGCGACCACGTGAGCGTGGGCTACGGCGCCCGGGTGCAGTCCTACACGGTCGAGGACGGCTGGCTGCGGCTGGCACCCGTCAGGCTCGGTGACGGCAGCTGCCTGGGGACCAACAGCGTGGTGCTGCCCGGCGCCGTGCTCGGCGCGGGCGCCTCGGTCGGCGAGCAGTCGCTGGTCTGGGCCGACCACGCGGTGCCGGCCGGCGAGCACTGGGCGGGTGCGCCCGCCAGCGCGCAGGAGGCCGCCCCGCCGGTGCTCCAGGCGATGGCCGAGCAGCCCGACGAGCGGCCCTGGCCGCTGCCGGTGCTGGCCGGCTTCGCCGGCGGCGCGCTGCTGCTCATCCTGCTCCCGCTGCTCATCGCGGCCGCCGGATCGGCGCTGATCGGCTGGGTGGCCTGGCAGGACGGCTTCGGCTCGGCGCTGCTCTCCACCCTGGCGGCCGGACCGGTCTTCGTGCTGACCACCTGCACCCTGGTGGTGCTGATCAAGCGCGCGGTGCTGCCCCGGGTGCGGGCCGGCATCCACACCGAGCGCAGCGGCTTCGGGGTGCGCAAGTGGATCGGCGACGGCCTGCTGGCCACCAGCCTGACGCTGACCCACTCGCTCTACTCCACGCTCTACCTGGTGCCGTTCCTGCGCCTGCTCGGTGCCCGCACCGGCCGCCGCTCCGAGGTGGCGACGATCAGCTTCGTCGACCCGGACATGCTCATCATCGGCGAGGAGAGCTTCGTCGCGGACGTCAGCGTGGTGGCCCCCGCGGTCTTCCACCGCGGCCGGATCGCGCTGGCGCCCGCCGAGGTCGGCAGGCGCAGCTTCGTCGGCAACGGCGCGCTGCTGCCGGGCTCCTGCCGGATGGGCGACAACAGCCTGCTGGGCGTGCACTCGGTGGCACCGGCCAGGCCGGTCGGCCCGGAGACCACCTGGCTCGGCTCGCCGGCGATCTTCCTGCCGCGCCGCGAGGAGAGCCGGCGCTTCCCGTCCAAGTACACCTACGACCCCAGCCCCGGGCTGATCGCCGCCCGCCTGGCCATCGAGTACCTGCGCGTCACGCTCCCCTCGACCATCGCCGCGCTCGTCGCGCTCGGCGCCCTGTACGCGGGCATCGCGCTGGCCAGGACCGGCTCACCGCTGCTCCTGCTGCTGCTGGGACCGGCCCTGCTGCTGGGCGCCGGTCTGGCCGCGACCCTGCTGGTCGTGCTGCTCAAGTGGCTGGTCATCGGCCGCTACCGGCCCCGGGTGGAACCGCTGTGGGGCATCTGGGTGCGCCGCACCGAGCTGATCACCGGCCTGTTCGAGAACCTGGTGGTGCCCGCCCTGCTGAACCTCCTCACCGGCAGCCCGCTGGCGCCCTGGGTGCTGCGGCTGTTCGGCGCCCGGATCGGGCGCCGGGTCTGGCTCAACACGACCTACCTCACCGAGTTCGACCTGGTCGAGGTCGGCGACGACGCGGCCGTCGGCGAGGTGACCTCGCTGCAGACCCACCTGTTCGAGGACCGGGTCATGAAGATGTCCGACGTCCGGGTCGGGCGGGCCGCTTCGGTGGGCCCGCGGTGCGTGGTGCTGTACGACGCCGAGGTCGGCGCCGGCACCTGCCTGGACGCGCTCTCGCTGGTGATGAAGGGCGAGCAGCTGCCGCCCGGCACCCGCTGGCGCGGCATCCCCGCCCGCCGCTGCTGA